One region of Natronobacterium texcoconense genomic DNA includes:
- a CDS encoding CPBP family intramembrane glutamic endopeptidase — MPRERDSWLSLETLDRTTVANHLLEDSGRFRAGVRAVLPAAITVPGILLALAVLSPVTDRLAGDGAVGVGASLVANWLAYLLPIAIALWIAVRLDRGSLARFGLDVDRQWAGNFGAGAVISLSAIAISIGYGAARGYYTVSPELLPELLAPGIVFGVVVGLAAFFLLQNVYEELVFRGVMLQNFAEGLFARGMSPVWAVGGATGASLLLFGLFHLPLRGGFVAAYSVLVGIPFALAYLVTGRLGLAIGVHFGRFPIELLMGGAFGPVELPTVVEMTGSGAGMLETTAVQLGGTCLLVLLWALLVDGEIGLAERVYLPSSDRA, encoded by the coding sequence ATGCCACGAGAGCGCGATAGCTGGCTGTCACTCGAGACACTGGATCGAACGACCGTCGCGAATCACCTCCTCGAGGACTCCGGACGATTTCGGGCGGGCGTCCGCGCGGTCCTTCCCGCAGCGATCACTGTTCCCGGTATTCTTCTTGCACTCGCGGTTCTCTCTCCCGTGACGGATCGACTCGCCGGGGACGGCGCAGTCGGCGTGGGAGCGTCGCTCGTCGCGAACTGGCTCGCGTACCTGCTTCCGATCGCCATCGCACTGTGGATCGCGGTCCGACTCGATCGCGGGAGTCTCGCCCGGTTCGGACTCGACGTCGATCGGCAGTGGGCGGGTAACTTCGGTGCCGGAGCCGTCATCAGTCTCTCGGCGATCGCCATCTCGATCGGATACGGCGCCGCTCGAGGCTACTATACGGTGTCACCAGAGCTGCTTCCCGAACTCCTCGCACCGGGTATCGTCTTCGGTGTCGTCGTCGGCCTCGCTGCGTTCTTCCTCCTGCAAAACGTCTACGAGGAACTCGTCTTCCGGGGCGTGATGTTACAGAATTTCGCCGAGGGACTCTTCGCTCGAGGCATGTCTCCCGTCTGGGCAGTTGGCGGGGCGACGGGAGCGAGCCTGTTGCTGTTTGGGCTCTTTCATCTCCCGCTTCGCGGCGGGTTCGTCGCGGCCTACTCGGTCCTCGTCGGAATCCCGTTCGCGCTGGCGTATCTCGTCACCGGTCGACTGGGGCTGGCGATCGGCGTCCACTTCGGCCGATTTCCCATCGAACTGCTGATGGGCGGCGCGTTTGGCCCCGTCGAACTCCCCACGGTCGTCGAGATGACGGGGAGCGGTGCAGGGATGCTCGAGACCACGGCGGTGCAACTGGGTGGCACCTGTCTCCTCGTCCTGCTCTGGGCCCTTCTCGTCGACGGCGAGATCGGACTCGCCGAGCGAGTGTATCTCCCGTCGTCGGATCGAGCGTAA
- a CDS encoding DUF362 domain-containing protein — protein sequence MTGPVVRLTTARDDRTRGGWLPDLDRRLAALERPVASLLEDERETLADADRVTIVPDAHYPFHPSTGMVTDPAVVGALLSRLERPGTDVAVAGASDEYLSFERTVEYLGYRNLLERFDADLVDLADGPTVTDEITIDERSVRVRTPERLRDGAVVIVPTLRPDETGRVAGGLRTLSRVVDCEGTTDDTASVVGPTRAVSPDLSVLDATTAYAGRPHAADALLAGPATAVDAIATTLLERDLSDDEALATAFAGESIRIDRIGDAPELETLRDELPDGELPPSDATHPAVSAAYRLYATVGGDAVPPQLEVRE from the coding sequence ATGACCGGCCCCGTCGTTCGCCTGACGACCGCCCGCGACGATCGGACGCGAGGCGGCTGGCTCCCGGATCTCGACCGACGGCTGGCGGCGCTCGAGCGGCCGGTCGCCAGCCTGCTCGAGGACGAACGGGAGACGCTCGCCGACGCCGACCGGGTCACGATCGTTCCCGACGCTCACTACCCGTTCCATCCCTCGACGGGAATGGTGACCGATCCGGCCGTCGTCGGCGCGCTCCTCTCGAGGCTCGAGCGCCCGGGAACGGACGTCGCCGTCGCGGGTGCGAGCGACGAGTACCTCTCCTTCGAGCGGACCGTGGAGTACCTCGGCTATCGGAACCTGCTCGAGCGGTTCGACGCCGACCTCGTCGACCTCGCGGACGGACCGACAGTCACGGACGAGATCACGATCGACGAGCGTTCGGTTCGCGTCCGGACACCCGAACGGCTCCGCGACGGCGCAGTCGTCATCGTTCCGACGCTGCGACCGGACGAGACTGGACGAGTCGCTGGCGGCCTGCGAACGCTCTCCCGCGTCGTCGACTGTGAGGGAACGACCGACGATACCGCATCCGTCGTCGGCCCGACTCGAGCGGTCTCCCCCGATCTCTCGGTTCTCGACGCGACGACGGCCTACGCCGGCCGTCCCCACGCGGCCGACGCGTTGCTCGCGGGGCCGGCAACTGCGGTCGACGCTATCGCGACGACCTTGCTCGAGCGCGACCTCTCGGACGACGAGGCGCTCGCGACGGCGTTTGCCGGCGAGTCGATTCGAATCGATCGAATCGGCGACGCCCCGGAACTCGAGACGCTCCGGGACGAACTTCCCGACGGCGAGCTACCGCCGTCGGACGCGACGCACCCGGCTGTCTCGGCCGCCTATCGCCTCTACGCGACCGTCGGCGGCGACGCCGTGCCGCCACAACTCGAGGTGAGAGAGTAA
- a CDS encoding alkaline phosphatase family protein: MSGSPTTSERAFVLGLDGVPWRLIEQWSDEGELPNFARLREEGASGPLESTRPPTTPLAWPSIATGVWPDKHGIYGFQNLSSEYSHEMYTSHDVQQPPLWEQVSPAHVGNVPMTYPARELDGTMVTGMMTPSTEREFTHPPAFKDEIEGRIPDYEISIDYPEYADRLDDFEIAVEEMLANRRKLMNLQMERAGDDWRLFFFVYTAPDRFQHLIWDMDRLLAHYKHLDDLLGEVIDYTDRYDADLYVVSDHGFGPIHELIHVNHVLEREGYLFRREDEGTRGALASLGISRDRITDALERVGISEEMLVSKLPRPLLDSVAEQIPGDHALYDVDYERTVAFVHDAGNCYINDTDRFENGIVSPSEIPTLKEEIAEVFESVTDEDGTQLLRVYDGDELFPTDEESPDLIVNGVDGYESRNAIADEPFGDTGTYAASHRSEGIILCRGPSIDAGATLRGARVVDVAPTLLHGIDEPVPKNADGRVLFDAFDEEARPSTTKVRRSDVTRTETDGEVDDDFEDVEDRLKGLGYME, from the coding sequence ATGAGCGGATCTCCCACCACGTCGGAGCGAGCGTTCGTACTCGGCCTCGACGGTGTACCGTGGCGTCTGATCGAGCAGTGGAGCGACGAGGGCGAACTGCCCAACTTCGCCCGGTTGCGCGAAGAAGGGGCCTCGGGGCCCCTCGAGAGCACTCGCCCGCCGACGACGCCGCTGGCGTGGCCCTCGATTGCGACCGGCGTCTGGCCGGACAAACACGGTATCTACGGGTTCCAGAACCTCTCCTCGGAGTACTCCCACGAGATGTACACGAGCCACGACGTGCAGCAACCGCCGCTGTGGGAGCAGGTCTCGCCGGCCCACGTCGGCAACGTCCCGATGACCTATCCCGCGCGAGAACTCGACGGCACGATGGTGACGGGAATGATGACTCCCTCGACCGAGCGGGAGTTTACTCATCCGCCGGCGTTCAAAGACGAGATCGAGGGCCGGATTCCGGACTACGAGATCAGTATCGACTACCCGGAGTATGCGGATCGGCTCGACGACTTCGAGATTGCCGTCGAGGAGATGCTCGCGAACCGACGGAAACTGATGAACCTCCAGATGGAACGTGCCGGCGACGACTGGCGGCTGTTCTTTTTCGTCTATACGGCCCCCGACCGATTCCAGCACCTCATCTGGGATATGGATCGACTGCTCGCACACTACAAACACCTCGACGACCTGCTCGGCGAGGTGATCGACTACACCGACCGCTACGACGCCGACCTCTACGTCGTCTCGGACCACGGCTTCGGGCCGATCCACGAACTGATCCACGTCAACCACGTCCTCGAGCGCGAGGGCTACCTCTTCAGACGCGAGGACGAGGGAACCCGTGGCGCGCTCGCGAGTCTCGGTATCTCGCGCGATAGAATTACGGACGCACTCGAGCGCGTCGGCATCTCCGAGGAAATGCTCGTCTCGAAGCTCCCTCGGCCGCTGCTGGACTCGGTCGCCGAACAGATTCCGGGCGATCACGCGCTCTACGACGTCGACTACGAGCGAACCGTCGCGTTCGTTCACGACGCCGGCAACTGCTATATCAACGACACCGACCGGTTCGAGAACGGCATCGTCTCGCCGAGCGAGATACCGACGCTCAAAGAGGAGATCGCGGAAGTGTTCGAATCGGTCACCGACGAGGACGGAACGCAGCTCCTTCGGGTCTACGACGGCGACGAACTGTTCCCCACCGACGAGGAGTCGCCCGACCTGATCGTCAACGGCGTCGACGGCTACGAATCCCGGAACGCGATCGCCGACGAACCGTTCGGCGACACCGGGACCTATGCGGCGAGCCACCGAAGCGAGGGGATCATCCTCTGTCGTGGCCCCTCCATCGATGCGGGCGCGACGTTGCGCGGCGCTCGAGTCGTCGACGTCGCACCGACCCTGTTACACGGGATCGACGAACCGGTGCCGAAGAACGCCGACGGACGGGTCCTGTTCGACGCCTTCGACGAAGAGGCCAGACCGTCGACGACGAAGGTTCGTCGATCCGACGTCACGAGGACGGAAACCGACGGCGAGGTCGACGACGACTTCGAGGACGTCGAGGATCGCCTGAAGGGACTCGGCTACATGGAGTGA
- a CDS encoding Gfo/Idh/MocA family protein: MLSLPFSRRTDSSTLTLGVLGVGNIGMVHLKSARAMADVEVVAAADAVPDNRRRAERAGVARTYDDYATLLDAENLDAAVVALPPMLHLEAVERAAEAGVDVFVEKPLARSTEEAERLLETAANAGIAVGVDHTLRYQPDIVGVREEYEDGAVGHVPYASMTRLNDGPLGRPPVESAPASWPLDPDAAGGGSLLELGIHCFDVLRHLFGDLEVQSAAVGNTLELPVEDAATVLLRAPETETTITLHCGSYQWEELPEVNTRLRLEGVTGTISNENHLPDNFYADAAKEALTNVASRVTDDEPTVFGPTFYLQAHYRALEDFCEAIRDGERPPVDGEAGKRTLELAEDAYELAAETDDELEKLEVTR; the protein is encoded by the coding sequence ATGCTCTCACTACCGTTCAGCCGGCGGACCGACTCGAGTACGCTGACGCTCGGCGTACTCGGCGTCGGGAATATCGGCATGGTTCATCTGAAGTCGGCTCGCGCGATGGCGGACGTGGAGGTCGTCGCGGCCGCCGACGCGGTGCCGGACAATCGACGGCGCGCCGAACGTGCCGGCGTCGCACGGACCTACGACGACTACGCGACGTTGCTCGACGCCGAAAATCTCGACGCGGCAGTCGTCGCCCTGCCGCCCATGCTCCACCTCGAGGCGGTCGAACGAGCCGCCGAAGCCGGCGTCGACGTCTTCGTCGAGAAACCGCTGGCCCGGTCGACCGAGGAGGCCGAACGGCTCCTCGAGACTGCCGCGAACGCGGGGATCGCCGTCGGTGTCGACCACACGCTCCGATACCAGCCCGACATCGTCGGCGTCCGAGAGGAGTACGAAGACGGTGCCGTCGGGCACGTTCCCTACGCTTCGATGACTCGACTCAACGACGGCCCGCTCGGGCGACCACCGGTCGAGTCCGCGCCGGCTTCCTGGCCACTCGATCCCGATGCGGCCGGCGGCGGCTCCCTCCTCGAACTTGGCATCCACTGTTTCGACGTTCTCAGGCACCTGTTCGGCGACCTCGAGGTACAGAGCGCGGCCGTCGGTAACACGCTCGAGTTGCCGGTCGAGGACGCGGCGACGGTCCTATTGCGGGCACCGGAGACAGAGACGACGATCACGCTCCACTGTGGCTCCTACCAGTGGGAGGAACTGCCGGAAGTGAACACCCGCCTGCGACTCGAGGGCGTGACGGGAACGATCAGCAACGAGAACCACCTCCCCGACAACTTCTACGCGGACGCGGCGAAAGAGGCGCTGACGAACGTCGCGAGCCGGGTCACCGACGACGAGCCGACGGTGTTCGGGCCGACGTTCTATCTGCAGGCCCACTATCGGGCGCTCGAGGACTTCTGCGAGGCGATTCGTGACGGCGAGCGGCCACCGGTCGACGGCGAGGCCGGCAAGCGGACGCTCGAACTCGCCGAAGACGCCTACGAGTTAGCCGCCGAGACGGACGACGAACTCGAGAAACTGGAGGTGACACGATGA
- a CDS encoding polysaccharide deacetylase family protein — protein sequence MGSVVLSLDAELGWGFHDFERPPTDRVEAGRRGWETMLELCAEYDVPATWAVVGHLMLDSCDGVHEDHPAPEGWFARERDVWADREDLRFAPDLVEALLEADVDHEFASHSFSHVLFGRPETDRELATAEVRRSLEIADEWGQTVDSFVYPRNDVGHREVLADNGISAYRGRSPTYDGVRGLVDSTVRSRSMLVEPVVDEYGLVNVPASLFLFGFEGPVRTVAESIWEDPMVVQAHRGIDQAVQSDGLFHMWLHPNNLTHERDDRRMQAILSYLDRRRTETDLTVETIGDVARRLETARGVDGEAIVVDGDD from the coding sequence GTGGGTAGCGTCGTCCTCTCACTCGATGCCGAACTCGGCTGGGGGTTTCACGACTTCGAGAGGCCGCCAACGGATCGCGTCGAGGCCGGTCGCCGCGGCTGGGAGACGATGCTCGAACTCTGTGCGGAGTACGACGTGCCGGCAACCTGGGCGGTCGTCGGTCATCTCATGCTCGACTCCTGTGACGGCGTCCACGAGGATCATCCCGCTCCCGAGGGCTGGTTCGCCCGAGAACGCGACGTGTGGGCCGACCGCGAAGACCTCCGTTTCGCTCCCGACCTCGTCGAAGCACTCCTCGAGGCCGACGTCGATCACGAGTTCGCCAGCCACTCGTTTTCCCACGTTCTCTTCGGCCGGCCGGAAACCGACAGGGAACTCGCGACGGCCGAGGTCCGACGCAGTCTCGAGATAGCCGACGAGTGGGGGCAGACGGTCGACTCGTTCGTCTACCCGCGAAACGACGTCGGGCATCGAGAGGTACTGGCCGACAACGGGATCAGTGCCTATCGCGGCCGGTCGCCGACCTACGACGGGGTTCGCGGGCTCGTCGACTCGACGGTCAGATCCCGCTCGATGCTCGTCGAACCCGTCGTCGACGAGTACGGACTGGTCAACGTTCCGGCGTCGCTGTTCCTGTTCGGATTCGAGGGGCCGGTACGGACGGTCGCCGAATCGATCTGGGAGGACCCGATGGTCGTCCAGGCCCACCGCGGAATCGACCAGGCGGTCCAGTCAGACGGTCTGTTTCACATGTGGCTCCATCCGAACAATCTCACGCACGAGCGCGACGACCGACGGATGCAGGCGATTCTCTCCTATCTCGACCGCCGGCGAACGGAGACCGACCTCACCGTCGAGACGATCGGCGACGTCGCTCGGCGACTCGAGACCGCTCGCGGGGTCGACGGCGAGGCGATCGTGGTCGACGGCGACGATTGA